A region of Photobacterium sanguinicancri DNA encodes the following proteins:
- the asd gene encoding archaetidylserine decarboxylase (Phosphatidylserine decarboxylase is synthesized as a single chain precursor. Generation of the pyruvoyl active site from a Ser is coupled to cleavage of a Gly-Ser bond between the larger (beta) and smaller (alpha chains). It is an integral membrane protein.), whose protein sequence is MLDNLKIGLQYCTPKHALTRLVGKIAAFEGGKLTTAIIRWFINQYKIDMSEARNPDPAAYPTFNQFFVRELKDGARPINGDSNIISHPADACVSQLGPIKEGRLFQAKGHYFDACELLGGDKALADEFIEGEFATLYLSPRDYHRVHMPCDGTLRQMIYVPGDLFSVNPLTAENVPNLFARNERVVCIFDTEHGPVAQVLVGATIVGSIETVWAGTVTPPTGPAVRRWDYPATGDSAVVLKKGEEMGRFKLGSTVINLFPKDMIHFVEEMKPLQSTRMGQPYAELKKS, encoded by the coding sequence GTGCTAGATAACCTCAAAATCGGCTTGCAATACTGCACACCGAAACATGCGTTAACCCGCTTAGTGGGCAAAATTGCAGCTTTTGAAGGTGGTAAACTCACCACTGCAATCATTCGTTGGTTCATAAACCAATATAAAATTGATATGTCTGAAGCGCGTAATCCAGATCCAGCAGCCTACCCGACATTCAATCAATTCTTTGTTCGTGAACTTAAAGATGGCGCACGCCCTATTAATGGCGACAGCAACATCATCTCGCACCCAGCAGATGCATGTGTTAGCCAACTAGGTCCAATCAAAGAAGGTCGTTTATTCCAAGCAAAAGGTCATTACTTTGATGCTTGCGAGCTGCTTGGTGGCGACAAAGCTCTGGCTGATGAGTTCATCGAGGGTGAGTTTGCTACTCTGTACCTTTCACCTCGTGATTACCACCGCGTTCACATGCCATGTGACGGTACACTCCGTCAGATGATTTATGTACCTGGTGATTTATTCTCGGTGAATCCGCTTACCGCAGAAAACGTTCCTAACCTATTTGCACGTAACGAGCGTGTTGTTTGTATCTTTGATACTGAACATGGTCCCGTCGCACAAGTACTGGTTGGTGCAACCATCGTCGGTAGCATCGAGACAGTATGGGCCGGAACAGTAACACCGCCAACAGGCCCTGCTGTTCGTCGTTGGGATTATCCAGCAACAGGCGATAGCGCAGTGGTTCTGAAAAAAGGTGAAGAGATGGGTCGCTTTAAACTGGGCTCAACGGTAATCAACTTGTTCCCGAAAGAT